Sequence from the Poecile atricapillus isolate bPoeAtr1 chromosome 21, bPoeAtr1.hap1, whole genome shotgun sequence genome:
GAGTCTGGCTACAGCAGAGACTGAATTGGCCTTGTCATGGCAAGAAGGACTCCAGAGCCATCTTTTGCAAAAGGCAAACAGTGTTTGGAAGTCAATACTGCATTCCAGTGAGCCAAGCCATTGGTGTCCTGTGCAATCGTGGGTGTAGAATTCTGCTGTCTCCAGGATTCCAGTGTAACCATTTGTTAACTGTACTGAAGGTGTGTCCTTTATGGAGAAAGtgttccaaattaaaaaaagctgctgaagtgtgtgtgtgcacgGCTCTGGtctttctcctctgcctccCACCAGATTCCCCCTGGGATGGAGCAAGGGTGGGAGCTTATCCCAGGATAATCCCCCACTCCTGAGGTAGCTGCATTACCCTCTAACACCCCAAATGTAAAACACCTGCAGCACATCCCCTTCccatgagaaaaacaaaaaccacagcAGGTGAGGAGTCATatcaaaagtattttatttcacaaTTCTTTACAAAATAATAAGTAAAAGGTGTATTGTTCAACATACAAATGGTAAATATACAAGGGGGAATACCAGGGACAGGTAAAGCTCATCCAGCCTTGGTGCAGGGCCCTCTCCAGGGACACATCAGAAGTTCACATGGCTCCTGATGTCATTGATCTGTTTCACCATCTCCCGGATGTGTTCTCcccttcaggaaaaaataacccAAGTCAAAATGCTGCAGGTCCCATCtgcacagagctgagcaggaaGGGAAACACTTCAGGGGGTAGAAGCAGGGACTGGGAGCAGTGCCTGTCATCCCAGGCTGGATTACAGCCCTGGGATCCTGGGGCAAAAAGCCCTTCCATTCATCTGCTTCAAGTGAAGCATGTCCTGTGCTTCAGcccctctcccccagcccctcctgcagcacgGCCTAAgtgacacctgggacacctgaaGTCAGGCTCTTCAGGAGGAGCCCAGCTTGCACTTACTCCTCTCTCAGGACAGCCTGGATGCACTTGCTCTGGTAGGCACTGAGGCTGATGCTGGGTTTGCGGGGGCTTCGCCCCTTCTCCATCTGTTTCTGTTGgtattcctttttcattttcacctGGGGGttgaggagaaaagagaaggcCCCAGTCAGTGCTGGTCCTGCCTGTCACAGTGGAAGCTTGTTAATTACAGACTGCTGTGATGTGCTGCAATTAATTGGTTCTTTCTGGGTTCAAAGCTGTCTGCTTTTGCATTTCCCACAACGAGAAGAAATGTCCCTGTCAGGTTGAGGAAGGGGGAGATCTCTGAGGGCTTACAGTGTGTGCAAAGGTTCTGTCTGTATTTCCAACAAGGGTCCACAGCCCCTTTAGTACACTGCTGCTAATTAACACAAGTACAGCATCACTTTATGGCAGGACTCGTCTGTCAGCACTGAGGAGCTGTCAGTAACCTCCCAGCCCGGTCATTCCTCCTCTCACCTGTCTGATAGCATTGCTCAGGTGCTGCAGCTGGTCATGGATTGTCTGCAGTTCCTTCTTCATATCTTTTTCAGTGTCAGATAGAACAGGAAGCTGTGAGTGGAAACTCCGAAGGACTTTCTTCATCCTTGGAAAGCAAGAAACGCCTCTGAGTTAACTTCCCTGGTACCCAGCTCTGCTCAAACACCTGCAGTCTGGCTTTGGCCATGCTTCCCAAGTCCCAGGGGCTTCACCTTCCCCTTCCAGCTGTCTCAGGTGGCATTTCTGAGCCTGGGGCTGGCTCAGGCTGGGCCTACAGACAAATCACACCaagccccagcacagggaattTCAGCAGCCCAGTCTTGTAACAACCCAgcgcagcagctcctgcccactCTGTTCTACCACACCTGCAAACTTTGTTCAACATCAGGTGGTGTGAGGTGAAACAGAGCCCTGTGTGCACTCACCTGTTCATGATGTCTTCTTGCTTCTCTTTGGCTTCCTCGTACTTGTCGGCCAAGCGTTCAGCCATTTCCCGCAAGCTTTTCCTTAAGGCAAGGGAGAAAGGGATCCTTACTTCAGGCTGACACACGAGACAAGCCAGGGTGTGGAAACAGGACaaggaagctgaagaagccaTCTGGAGGAGGGAGCAAACCTACAGGCTCCATTGTGGCTGGGAATGCCTTCACTTGTCAGCTGTTTGACACAGGGCCTTGTCCAAACCACCACCACAGGTGCCTCATTCCTGAGGCTGGAATTGATAAAGGCTCTACTCACCTCTCCTCTCGACAGTAATTCAGATCTTccagttgtttctttttctgtccccacagcagctTCACTCTGAAGtaaacacatacaaaaaaatattaaaaatcaaacCATTTGCAACCAGGTGAATCAGGATTTACACCACACAGAAAATGCTGGGAGTGGGAAGAACTAAGACACTGAAAAAGGGGCAGTGgtgagaaaaaactcccatttTGTCCTAACTGTATAGTGTAAATAACTGACTATGATTTGAAGTAGTAGAGACTTAAGGCAATTTTCCTTTGTCAGGATTAGTGCTAAGGTCAGATTTCCTGCCACCCACAGGCCCAGACAGGCAGAAACACcatgatgaaaatatttcatgtgtgtgtgtaccattttttttcttcccctatGAGCCACTACAGACATCAACTATTAAATTCACTCCTGCTTTTTCTGATAACTCAGTTTTAAGTTCTGGTATTCATTATTAGTTTTACATTTAGTAAAATGTAAAACTCATTCACCAGGATTAGACCCACAGAGGAGGGTGGGTGCTCAGGACTTAGTGCTGCTGTGTCACAGAGACATTGGCCAGTGCATTTTTATGAAGAGTTTTGCATTACCTTTGCTGAATTTCCTCTTTTGCCAGGTCCTGTTTCAGTATATATTCCTCTCTGAACACCTGGGTGGCTCTGCTGAGGAGCTGAAGGCATTCTTCAGGGGGAGGAGCAGCATCTTTATCTGCAGATCTTAAGATTGAGATTTTTGCAATCTTACTAACATGTTGAAAGTGAGGGATTACAATGAAATCCTTTtgctagatttttttcttagatgAGGAAATCCCAATGGGCCAAGCAATGAGAACCTCATCAGCTGAAGGCACCCCTACTTGGAGCAGGAGACTGGAGCCAGGTGATCTCCCCAGCCTGCACCATCACTGCACTGGATGCCATCCCCACAGGGACCAGGAGCtgtgccccagcactgccacaccCAAGGCAATGTGCTGTTCAATCCAGAGCTGGCCAACACCCACTGCTCCCAAGTGTTCCCACTTCAGGTGCCCcaggaaaacacattttgctTACTTGAGGTGCAGGGGGTTGGCAGAGCTGCGCTGCAGGATGCCCTGGATGTGCTTCTCAAAGGAATGCTCCGACTCGGCCACGATGCGCAGGGGGGACACGGCCAGGTCCTTGTCCTCCCTGGTGcacagcaggggaggggaggcagGATGGACAGTGCTTCTACCACACAACAGCACAAGGGAGAACACAGTCAGAGCACTCAAACTGAAACCAGCTCAGAGCTTAACTGCTACTGGAAGTGAGGAACTCCTCCACTGTGCAATTCCCGTGTTACTGCAGGGGGTTCCAAAAGCAGCTGTTTTATGTGGCAAATCCAGCCCTAGCAGGGCAGGTAAAGCTCACATCCCCACACCTGTTTGGTCATGGCTCAAACTAGCAAGAATTATAAATATCCTTTGGCTTAAGGAGAAGAAAGTTCCAGAACAGGGCAGgcaggcactggaacagcagcATAACCTTCTTCACAAAGCGCCTTGCTCAGTCACTGCCCACCTGTCTTGTaacagtgaaataaataaaagatctATAGAAGAACCTGCTGTTAACACTGGCTCTGCTGATGGGACCTCTCCTACCTTAAACAGTGCCCTGCAGAAATAAGCTAAAAATAGTGTCATCCCCTCAAGGTGTACATTTCATTGTGCAAATGCACATTTACACCATGCTGTATCTTTGCCACCGCCTCCAAAGAAGGTAACTGGAAGCACAAACTAAAATcctacttctttttttccccccttcatGCACATACAACCTCAGCAACCCATTAACAATATCCACACCACTGTAAAACCTCAACAATAACATCAAGAACATTTTTTTGTCCTAATACTCACTGagtattaattataattaattaattgcatCCCCTACAAACTCCTTATCAGCAGTAGGTAACTACTACAGTAACACATTAGTACTCAGCCAGGGAGTGCTCAGAAAGCAAAACTTCATTGTGTGTCCTAAGAGGTGCAGAAGCCTGGGGTGAAACAATCAAAGAGTAATTGAAAAATAGGAATATCCTTTTTTGGTCCTTTCCTTCAACTGAGAACCACGTACAAGAGAGGCCTTGTAATGCACTCGTAGGTGTTGGTGATGCAAATCATTGTGGGCCCCAGGATATCAGAAACGATCCAAAATCCTCTAATTGGAGCAGGCTGCCTGAAGGGAAGAACACAAAAATTACCCAGTCAGGAAAGTTCTTTGTTCCTGAAGTTGTGCATTGTTCACTCTTTTGGAAATGCTCCAAGATCAGGTAAAGGGAAGTGAAAATTTCTGCTGGTCTGCCAGGTGATTTTCAGACAGTAACACAAGAATTTAAGCTACTACCCTAACTGAGCAGTAAGAAACCTGATATACAGATTGCTTAGTTGTATTGTTTGAAATCTTTTGAACTTACTTGATTACTTTAATGGCAAGAATGCAGCACAAGATGAcaaatcataaatattttccatagCAAATCCTCGGTTTGAAAGCAACCaagaaaggttttgttttttacctGCATGGCAGTGGTTTTGTACAAAGAATATGTTCAACAAAGCACTTCTGTTCTGCTCCCAGCTCTTGTAAACTGTCTTTGTCTTCCTCATCTACAAGGAGACATGTCAGGATGCATCAGATCCACTTTGCAGGGTGAGGGATTCAGTAAGCCTGTTACTGGCAGACATTCATCTGTTCCTCACTTCCCTCACTCACCTGAACCAAGGAATTTGTGCAGTTTATTGATCCATGTCAAGCCCACGCTGTGGACACCAGCTTCATGTGTGCAGTGGTATCTAGAGGGACATTTGGGATCTGCAATTGAAGTAGAAAAATGTCAGAGATAGTACTTAACTGAGAAAAACTCACCCTTCACACCTGCACTGCTGATCCTGTGTATCAACTTAGTGTCCAGTCAGCTTTAACATCTTAGTGTAAGTACCAGAAACAGAGCTACGTGTGTTACAGTCTAAAATACTGATGAGTTGTTTTGAACCCTTCCTATCACACCACATCTGCATCAATCAGACAGGTTTTCAATGGCAGAGTATTAAAACTAGCAGACCAGCACTCTGACAAGCTGCTTGTTCCCAAAGACTTTGTCCTGCCTCCAGTTCCATGGGATAAGCAGGTCCTTGCCTCAGGATCCCACTCCCCACAGCATTCCCTCATACTCACAGGTCAGCACAGATGCAGAAACTTCTACTTCATAACCCTCAGATGACAGGATTTAGTACTGGCCATGTGTAATCTGCCCTTGAGCCAACACTGGaagccctcccaggcttgctcctTCCTCAGCTTTATAAAGGGCATCAGGCAAATCCTTACTCTAATCCCCCTGTTTGTCTGACACCGATGAGAACGTGCAAATACTGGGTCCTAAATGCATGGAACAAAAAGCTACAACTGAACAGCAACTCCACCTCTGTGCAGCTTGATTGGGCAAGAGAAGTCAGACTCCACAGGATCCTCTTCATCTCCTGTTGCCAGTTTCAGTGCAAGCTCCAGCTCAACACATTCAAACACGTACAGGGAAGGAATAAGATCGGATCTTGGGTCCCAGGACTTTTCTGACTACAAAGAGCATTGAATTTTTATGAGACATCATTTAAACGGGAATGCAAACATAAGCAGCATCAAGAAAGAGTTACAAGTTTTAATTGTCAAGGAATGTAGTTCAagtttacttaaaaaaaattaactcaaaCCCAGGGTTTCTTAGAAAATCCTTCTTAAATTAGATCACAGATAAATTTGATCAAAAAGTGATCTATTGTCAGGGTGCACAGGActgagatttaaaataaaagtgtcAGGGAGCCACAGGGACTGGCTGAAACAGGAGAAAGACTCACTACCTCATTCCAA
This genomic interval carries:
- the NUP88 gene encoding nuclear pore complex protein Nup88, which produces MAAECGPAEQWRAALPQHALFGRLRERAPAAPRPPRLRDLLCGLGTDLLLWDGPAAALLAIGLRRLGGTDPAALGRYQTLLCINPPLFDVHQTLLSPAQHHVALIGTKGLMVLELPKRWGKNSEFEGGKSTVNCSTIPIAERFFTSSTSLTLKHAAWYPCDTLEPHIVLLTSDNTIRFYSLKVPQTPIKVIVLSDTEEETLTIKTGRAYTASLGETAVAFDFGPQVPVPKHVLGQRGSEEVLGYPLYILYENGETFLTYISLLQSTGSLGKLLGPLPMHPAAEDNYGYDACAVLCLPCVPNILVIATESGMLYHCVVLDGEEDDEQSEKSWDPRSDLIPSLYVFECVELELALKLATGDEEDPVESDFSCPIKLHRDPKCPSRYHCTHEAGVHSVGLTWINKLHKFLGSDEEDKDSLQELGAEQKCFVEHILCTKPLPCRQPAPIRGFWIVSDILGPTMICITNTYECITRPLLSTVHPASPPLLCTREDKDLAVSPLRIVAESEHSFEKHIQGILQRSSANPLHLKSADKDAAPPPEECLQLLSRATQVFREEYILKQDLAKEEIQQRVKLLWGQKKKQLEDLNYCREERKSLREMAERLADKYEEAKEKQEDIMNRMKKVLRSFHSQLPVLSDTEKDMKKELQTIHDQLQHLSNAIRQVKMKKEYQQKQMEKGRSPRKPSISLSAYQSKCIQAVLREEGEHIREMVKQINDIRSHVNF